The Aricia agestis chromosome 8, ilAriAges1.1, whole genome shotgun sequence genomic sequence AACTCCATAGCTCTGAaatgaaaaacaataataaatctaACACTCATAACAACGCTGATAACACACGAAACGATTTACACAATGATTTTTAAGAAATACCTTGAGAAATAGGAGAAATGAAATTACACTCAGTGACCCATATACCATTTTGGCGTTTATTGACTAAGCCGTGTATTAcactttatttatatgtaaaatatttcaaaagaaaTATAGGTCATTGTTTGAACTTTACGATGAAAATGTCGAAATATTTTGGTATGTGGTATTGGGGCACGTATGGTACATTTTGAATtgagaaatagaaaatatttaacgTGACTCAAATGAGAAATGGGATTCTTAACCTTCAAttacttatttctttaaatctaataaaatgtttttaaattttgctttaatgtttatattattagaatTCTTACAACGCCTTTTAGACGCTTACGTTTGATttgctatttatttttaaataaaaatgtgacCCATATTTTGAAACGCTTACCAAAAAATTTAAgacaatgtaatatttttttgattaagtaataataattatcactaATACATGAAGTTATTGTTAAGCCTAAACTAAAGATATTAATTATGTGATTGAAATCACTTATTGGGTCTGATTCTGCCTTTTTCTTTTCTCCTAAAAATGTTATCTTTTAATTAGGCAACAATATTCATATCATCAGCCTTGACTCTTGTTGCaatcaaaataaaacaagtaTTATCTGTACATcgtaaatgaaaatattttattttctatgaTACTGGAACAATTAAAGGATAATATGGTATATGGACGACATTCCTTTCATTTCCTCTGCAAGAACTATTTCCATTTCTATTTCCTCTGTTACGCAGCAGCAGAAGCAGAATAGGTAACATGTAGTtccattcatcatcatcatcttcttcAACGATATTAGTATATTGGCATTCTGGTTCGTTTACGTTTGAAATACTTACAGCATTGTGTTTGTCCTTCAATTAcctgaaaattatttaaaaatgctaTTTGCGCCCTTCTGGGTTAAAGTTTATCGTGgtttacattttatattctcTCTTTCGTTCATCATATTTATATGAAAGAAGGTATGATATTTCGACAAACGATTATTATCTGTTACCCAGATTGGCGCAAGAGCACAtttgtaaaaaagttttttctaTGACTATTGACTAATTGGTATATGTAACATTAAAATTAgagaataaaatagaaaaactcAGAAACCACCAGAACCATGACAtcttattataaatctatatatataaaactcaaaggtggttgactgacatggtgatctatcaacgcacagccaaaaccactggacagattgggctgaaatttggcatgtagatgttatgacgtaggcatcctctAAGGAAGGATTTTGaacaattctacccccaaggggtcaaaataggggatgaaagtttgtatataataatacttgctaacgcgagcgaagcccgtcaaacaataattttcaatttataaattaatgatattaccttattacatatttatcttattttgtaataacaCATTTCTTATTGTAATTTTCTCTTCTTCAGTCttagttaagaggagtccacagcgtcgtttttccatacaaacgctgtcccctgtttcctacctggataatgccggtagagttatgatttttttcctgaatatctatggccactattagcatgtccctatgttttctttttttcataattttattattataaaagataagaacgtccaaaaacccaaaaaaattgccagattttcctctgtgttcaaacacccagaaaacaaaactggctaaaatatacaaaaaaaaacataggaacacagctcaagccttgctttaattgttaatgaaaaaagtacttaaatcggttaagttttggagaaggaatcagcggacaacgaatcgaagattttctgttcttttattagaacttttatcgtgttgtctctatcgcgctctgcggtgggtgacttgagattggtgagacagcaatacatttttaaatacctattttcaatttcgcCCCTGGTAAATACTCTTAATTACAATTGATttgtaaatttaattgaaatcttTGTCctgtgttatttttaatattcctcCATATATCACTTTATGCAATAATAACTGATATCTagtaagataaataaataaaatatctttttattcaaaatgggtatcatgatgtcactttttgaaagtcgaacgaagaaactacgttgcctaccaccggttcgggaactaccccgccgagaagaaccggcgtaagaaactcgcacggggctatcttttactaaaaatggTTATCTAAGCATACACAAATAATTCGTaagttgattattatttattaataattcgcAAAAAGATGTCTAGTGCCTTTAAAAATAGATGCAAAATTAAAAGCAAGCGATTATTTACATGAAAGAAAATCGTTGTGTGTTTCAATTAGCATATTTCTGAATGAAAATAAGAATGATGCtggaataattaattatagtgGTAAAACTTCATTGTCGTCAACGTGGACCTTGAAATACCAAACACAACGTAACGAATACTAGCAAACGTCTGGTTTATAAAAATACAGTCTTGgttcataattattgtaatatgcaTGTACAAACATTGGCAACGAATGAAGTTTTTATAACCAATCCTATGATTTCTAATCCATAGACTAATTCCTTGCTTCGTGAAGGTTGAAATCATGGTCCTATTTTGATAATGTGGATTTATTAAGAGCTGAAAATacatatttagggcctgtttcaccacttcctgataagtgacgtaTTCgatatccaccaattaacttgacagatcaagtatggagaatctgtcaaaaaagttgtgaatagcctattcggcactttatcagaaagtggtgaaacaggccctaaatataataaaatctacGTGATACCTTGTTGTTTAGAAATAGCAATTATTATTCAGTCACTCTTTTTTATCGTTTGttcatttgttttgtttatttttttcttttcctgTAATGTCAAATCTGGTGTCATCAACATGTCCAACCTCATCCACTTGAGGAGCCTCCACCAAAGCtgaaaaaaaactaaagatGGTAAATATCTTAGTTATGAACTGTgcaaaaaacaaacatttttcccACAGATTATCTAATCTAggatttaagtttaaaaaaaaatcctatgtTCGTGTGAAAATGGAAACAAAAACTAAATCACTCACATTCAAAATGACGAGAATTACAAAGGACATAACCAGTGTGAATGAACTCATAGTTTTGTTTGATTATGAAACAGGATtcaatacatataaatatacCTACATTTTATCTCAAGCCTTTGTTTTAAATACCCCGCTTAATCATCATTGTTTAGACTTTAGTCATAGTATATTCTATgcacacaatattttatttgtaaatttattaagttttaaattctccgaaaaaaaatctgaataaaCGAAAAGGAATAAACTACGTATCTGCGTATCCAGGAATTTTCTAGAtatcatataaataaaacaaggaTTAATgattaagatttatttttaaaattaatcagtaCATTTTAAGCTtacctatttattttaaaataaataagtttcGTACACATTAAACAGATCTCTGGCTAAAATATTGCTCAATTAATCTTCGTCAGATTGGCTTTCCTTGTCTTCATTAGAAAGATCATTCCTGCGGTATTTGCGTTTTCTATAAGACTTATCATTTTTCTTTTCTGTGTCATTAATTTGTTCTTCCGATACGCTGTCTTCATAGCTCTCATCAGACGGGGGTCCATAAGTTCTCTGCTTCGAATATCCAGTGTCGATAAGAGGTATTTCTCCCAAATTGTGTCTACTATTCCGACGATGACAATGAGAGCAACACGAGCACTCGTCATTTTTATCGTTCAGTAGATTCAATATCAAAGGCAGTAACGTCTTCATACTTAACGACTTTTGACTACTAACACTAGGAGGATTCGGTGGGACGTAATAGTAATTTGCAGCATTTGTAGTGATTTTGGGAGGTTCTGCTATAGCTGCAAATACCTTGTTTGAATTTGTATCGTGAGTCAATTGATTCCTCGGTTGTAATTTGATATAATTTGTGGTCGGAAGAGCCTTCGGTACAAATGAAGGCAACGATGTTGATATCGTTAAAGAGGGGGGAATAATTACTTGCGTGCTGGGAGCAGTGGGCATCAGATAATTATTCGCGATGTTAGGTGCAGGTAAAATATTAGATGTCAACGGTAATTCATTAGAAGGAGTGAGATTTACGTTGTTACCTAGATTTGCGTCCTGTCTGCCCCACAAAGCTGATGACACATCTTGTGTTTCTACGTTTTGCTGCCGTGTATTCAAAAACTGACTGGGGTTGTtagtaaaaattgtattttggtAGTTTTCTAGTGGTGAAGCCTTCTGATTAAAGAAATCGGATAGCCGATTCTGTGATAACTTGCTCTGAGATAGACGATTTTCTGCAAAATTGATGTAATTTCTTCGAAAGTTTGAGTTGTCTGCTATATTCTGGAGGCCTTTGTCGGACTCCCCAACATTGTTTAGCTTCAAGTTTTGGTTAAAAGGCTGTCCATTGTTAACCTGTGCAATACTCACCTAAAAGTGAAAATGTTTTTCAATATCgtttatttagttacaaaataaaagttaataatataataataattacaagtaCCAAATATAATtgaacgctgttaagcattcgtgtactaacccacataaaaattacgtattgagttacatgaatgcagttatgttctttagatgctttagaacaagactgcattcaaaatttatcaacaaaaaaaattgtgggttaggacactaattaatgcttaacagcgactatatataatatttaatattatatactcacTTGCAAAAAATATGCAACAGCTATGATTATCTCAGTAAAAGCCATGTCGGACTAAATGACAATCATAAATACcgaatacttaaatataaatgaatattatcatttttataattGTTACAACAATCTTGATAATAATGTATGAATCTTCATACAAGATTAATCACGTACTTTTATCATTGGATGCACAGGTGAAATATCTGATagctactattttatttaagtaattaaaatgtttactaCTTATGTatgcaagactagtttattttgcTAAGTATAATGgaaattttagataatataatatggctaataaattaatggaataattataaaaaataaaacaaaaatattttactcttaattttaatataactaataaaaaaaaaaatattacattctaTGTACAATGATATTATGGTACCTTAACTACTAATGTGTGCTAATGTGTGTATTTTATGTCCCTCAAGATTTATTTCTCCTTACATTACTTTTATCACTGGTAGTGTCGTCTTCTTCAGAGGCATTTCCGACTGCGGGCTTATTGGAAATGGAACAGGAAAAGGTACCGGAATATATTTCGGTTGAACACTTTCACAGCATTTGCAAGAATTCCTGCCTTTCGAAGCTAAAAGTATTAGAGCCAGGAGGAGGCTTGTTTCATCATCACCATTTTCTACTGGGGCTAGCGACCCACCATAAGTTGGATCAAATAATTGACCGATAACACCGACCTAAATTAGaaaaaagagagaaataaaaatatttaaactttgaAAATCGAATAttcgaaatataaaaaaatagtagtAATATTAAGTTAAAATAGGCGATGTAATAGCCAAGTAAAAGGTTCTCCTTAGAGACCCGAGGCCCTTCGAAAAGCTATTGCGAATTTACATAGAGCCGTTCGCTCCACCTTCAATTTAACTTTACGGGTAACTTTAACACAAACCTGCAAATTGATCAAACACGCCACGGCCaagataaaataaaacgtaTTCATTTTAAATTATGATTCATAGGTCGAGTACGCAAAATGTATAAATATCGTAAGCTTTAGAATCAAGTTATATCTGTGGGGTTGCATCATATCGTATCTAATCTTAACGATTACCAAACACTCGTCGAGATACACGTGCTCGCTGTATATTTTGTGTCTGTGCATAATTTTTATCTTGTACAATATTTTCACATCACTTGAGTAATCTGCTGATAAGGCTAGAAAAGTATGAATCAAAATGTTTAGTCACCACAACAGACAGTATTTTGGTCAGTATAAATTGATATCgttggtatttataatattttatcatttaaagtaagaataaaacaaattcaaaagttgtaattttttatttttttagagatTTAACTTCGTATTCAAAATAACtgaatattacattattattaatttcgctattcaaaaattaaatactatCTTCTGCCTTCCCAGTAGTCAAAATCTTCACGTCTGTGTCGATTTCCTTTCTTTGGAAtgtcatcgtcatcatcatcgtcgTCATCGTTGTAATTTCCGCAGGTAGGAAATGGTATCGGAAAAGGATAAGGTATTGGGACTATGCTTGGACTCTCACAGACGCATGGACATTGGTTATTTCTATTATTGCAGAGCATCGCTATTAAAATTAGGGGTAACATTTTCTTCAATGGGGACGTCTTCTTTTCAACTGGAGCGGGTGCTGTTACTATTGTTATCCTCGGTTCTGGTATATGCGGTGCTGGAAGATTTATCTCTAAGGGAATCATAGGGAATTCTTCATAATAGCATATATTTGAAGAACGTCCTGTATTAGAAGGTACTGCATTTGCAGTTCCTCCTACTGGCCTACTTTCAGCAGTCTGTAATGGGGTGGGTTTCTCAGATGGTTTTGGAGATGACGAAGATGAAGTGGGTAAAGGTTGCGATGATGGTGAACTAGAAACGGGAGTGGACGTCGGTTTCGGGTAATTTGGAGGTGGTTGAGGAGATGGAGAGGATGGCGGGGAAATAGAAGCTGATTTTGGTGGCGTAGATGGTTTTGGCGCAGGATTTGATTGTGAAACTTGTGGTTGTGGTGCTGGTGAATGTGACGTTGGTGGTTGTAATATCGCTGATTGTGATGAAGCCGATGAGTGTGATgaagatgataatgatgataagGTAGGTGAATATGATGGAGTAATGGATTGCGATGAGGAAGTTGATTGGGACGTGGAAGCTGATCGTGATGGAGTTGAGTATGACGAAGATGAAGATTGTGATGAGGATGATAATTGTGA encodes the following:
- the LOC121729948 gene encoding uncharacterized protein LOC121729948, with the protein product MAFTEIIIAVAYFLQVSIAQVNNGQPFNQNLKLNNVGESDKGLQNIADNSNFRRNYINFAENRLSQSKLSQNRLSDFFNQKASPLENYQNTIFTNNPSQFLNTRQQNVETQDVSSALWGRQDANLGNNVNLTPSNELPLTSNILPAPNIANNYLMPTAPSTQVIIPPSLTISTSLPSFVPKALPTTNYIKLQPRNQLTHDTNSNKVFAAIAEPPKITTNAANYYYVPPNPPSVSSQKSLSMKTLLPLILNLLNDKNDECSCCSHCHRRNSRHNLGEIPLIDTGYSKQRTYGPPSDESYEDSVSEEQINDTEKKNDKSYRKRKYRRNDLSNEDKESQSDED
- the LOC121729946 gene encoding leucine-rich repeat extensin-like protein 5, producing the protein MACPPKWTIFYFIIYLVAQNNEVYCQYSPEGCEPYGDLLGALVKELGEKEKSLLLNALLSIATNNGIIPDLSPLIPSRQMTNNVAQTNSVPQTLNAIPLTARPDIETPYCVPEPPQNDYQNQYVSPDLLIPTQTSYNDIIITLNGIPNSPYADPASAFTSPPPSSRSPPPPSSQSSASSQSSSSSYLAPSQLSSSSQSSSSSYSTPSRSASTSQSTSSSQSITPSYSPTLSSLSSSSHSSASSQSAILQPPTSHSPAPQPQVSQSNPAPKPSTPPKSASISPPSSPSPQPPPNYPKPTSTPVSSSPSSQPLPTSSSSSPKPSEKPTPLQTAESRPVGGTANAVPSNTGRSSNICYYEEFPMIPLEINLPAPHIPEPRITIVTAPAPVEKKTSPLKKMLPLILIAMLCNNRNNQCPCVCESPSIVPIPYPFPIPFPTCGNYNDDDDDDDDDIPKKGNRHRREDFDYWEGRR